A genomic segment from Tuwongella immobilis encodes:
- a CDS encoding LamG-like jellyroll fold domain-containing protein, producing the protein MMRRWITPRSRWLGIGGIGLSILLVFTFGIPHRGIAENAPQSPTSPPDSLEIRYAVAQAGRASLAVYDASGRQVRTLLTGKPHAAGEHRIAWDGLDRYGVPVAPGEYTWKLVASAGLRAEFITQVGQTVNPVWEKATGNHEPPASIATDATGIYRVGATNEGAHWAVKIDWNGRHLWTNDRWAADPWVQSTVAVALVKDRLFELLPNGHVYGYSCATGRVFTGGDFDPKPWVLRWNSDAPAADASDEAKRAHAAARAPHDLAGDASQDLLVAAYPQHDSIVWYSAKTGEKIAVAGGLPQLAGITCDTAGTVYAISAGAVVRLTRDAPKPQPVIAADRLQFPWRLTIHPESGDFLIAENRTAADRPAGNDRKAAPHHRVQRFSKTGKHLQSLGNPAGRQDGIYRPEDFRNLTDIDAAPGGGFLITEGRHTPPRRSAEFTADGQFKREWISAQHYGVIAAPEPNRPEYVWTLANAPNSGLIRWHVDFAQKQAKVVEIYQDVFADNPYAIVPPVPQLLEHRGRLYIQGGGLQPTGLSLCIYDPIAKRVRPCNASESRENKSKQYLWNDLNDDGKASDDEITWLKRTKLGGWIHADDLSLQTTPTPTDYQAGHLLKPTRITANGTPIYDVAAATVSPPWNERGQAFHPFDFRRGSDGSLYGCFADSLRNPVETHENHGAWYYNSCSGIDRLVKWNAQGQPLWSVGRHSPDADHDTGSTAMPRGLVGLTHGCIIWADASDEETCRPTVWTEDGLYVDELLRIPLGNLPKSLYGQDNANEYACGHIATDAKTGEVIYSAVNSAGGSPLYRITGWNGWQRESGRIRVTKPAARFAKRNGTGLTAEYFNTPDCTGKPALTRVDPLVYFNWANRFPDPAINQETYSVRWSGSYEATTNEPTRFEIRGSFPWRDRGEPLWSRLWLGDSLVFDSRNPATSGRATGTVTVMLHAGQTIGIRLECGFRKGQAAIALSHDTPTLDRRAILPEHLHPVAPSVATRVPLATVTRPETLAHFDWESPDGTLLWSKTGGDRFGRATGQSRIVPGRFGHALELTAQGEFSPAAFSIDEELQFPDRNTTVAFWFRTTAARTALSEVKRFSSYNNRWSDHRLQIEGGIVQFQLTDAETLASPMRVNDGDWHHLAAVIGPKGHSLFVDGKQVAQGKCTVRQRDSNRLGMEFGPGSSEAVVAFDEVQIFSRPLDESEILKLAARK; encoded by the coding sequence CCGCATCGAGGAATCGCCGAGAATGCGCCCCAATCGCCGACTTCGCCCCCCGATTCGCTCGAAATTCGCTATGCGGTTGCGCAAGCAGGGCGGGCATCGCTGGCGGTTTATGATGCATCCGGTCGGCAAGTTCGCACCCTGCTCACCGGCAAGCCGCACGCGGCGGGTGAGCATCGCATCGCCTGGGATGGTTTGGATCGCTACGGCGTGCCGGTCGCTCCCGGCGAATATACCTGGAAATTGGTCGCATCCGCTGGATTGCGGGCGGAATTCATCACCCAAGTGGGGCAGACCGTGAATCCCGTCTGGGAAAAGGCGACGGGCAATCACGAGCCGCCTGCATCGATCGCCACGGATGCAACGGGTATCTACCGCGTCGGGGCCACCAATGAGGGAGCGCACTGGGCGGTCAAAATCGATTGGAATGGCCGACATCTTTGGACCAATGATCGCTGGGCGGCCGATCCCTGGGTGCAGAGTACGGTTGCGGTCGCGCTGGTGAAGGATCGCCTCTTCGAGTTGTTGCCCAATGGCCATGTGTATGGCTATTCGTGTGCCACCGGGCGGGTGTTCACGGGGGGCGATTTCGATCCCAAGCCGTGGGTGCTGCGTTGGAATTCCGATGCCCCCGCCGCCGATGCCAGCGACGAGGCCAAGCGTGCCCATGCTGCCGCCCGTGCGCCGCATGACCTGGCTGGAGATGCCTCGCAGGATTTGCTCGTGGCGGCCTATCCGCAACACGATTCGATTGTCTGGTATTCCGCGAAAACAGGCGAGAAAATCGCAGTCGCCGGTGGTCTGCCGCAATTGGCGGGGATTACTTGCGACACGGCGGGGACGGTTTACGCGATTTCCGCCGGTGCCGTCGTCCGCCTCACGCGAGATGCCCCGAAACCGCAGCCGGTGATTGCCGCCGATCGATTGCAATTTCCCTGGCGGCTGACGATCCACCCGGAATCCGGCGATTTCCTGATTGCCGAGAATCGTACCGCTGCGGATCGCCCTGCCGGGAATGATCGCAAGGCCGCGCCACATCATCGGGTGCAACGATTTTCCAAAACGGGGAAGCATCTGCAATCGCTGGGCAATCCCGCCGGTCGGCAAGATGGGATCTATCGGCCCGAAGATTTTCGCAATCTCACGGATATTGATGCGGCTCCCGGCGGTGGATTTCTCATCACGGAAGGTCGGCACACGCCCCCGCGACGCTCGGCAGAATTCACCGCCGATGGTCAATTCAAGCGAGAATGGATCAGTGCCCAGCATTATGGCGTGATTGCGGCCCCGGAACCGAATCGCCCGGAATATGTCTGGACGCTGGCGAATGCGCCCAACTCCGGGTTGATTCGCTGGCACGTCGATTTTGCCCAAAAACAAGCGAAAGTCGTCGAAATCTATCAGGATGTGTTCGCGGATAATCCCTATGCCATCGTGCCGCCCGTGCCGCAATTGTTGGAACATCGCGGTCGGCTGTACATTCAAGGCGGTGGGCTGCAACCCACGGGATTGAGTTTGTGCATCTACGATCCGATCGCCAAACGGGTGCGGCCCTGCAATGCCAGCGAATCCCGCGAGAATAAATCGAAGCAGTATCTTTGGAATGATCTCAACGACGATGGCAAGGCCAGCGATGATGAAATCACCTGGCTGAAGCGAACCAAGCTGGGCGGCTGGATTCATGCCGACGATCTCAGCTTGCAGACCACGCCCACACCCACCGATTATCAAGCGGGCCATCTGCTGAAACCGACCCGAATCACCGCCAACGGAACGCCGATTTACGATGTCGCCGCCGCAACCGTCTCCCCGCCCTGGAACGAGAGGGGCCAAGCATTCCACCCGTTCGATTTTCGTCGGGGCAGCGACGGGAGTTTGTACGGTTGTTTCGCGGATTCGCTGCGAAATCCCGTGGAAACGCACGAAAATCATGGGGCATGGTATTACAATTCCTGTTCCGGCATTGATCGTCTCGTGAAATGGAATGCCCAGGGGCAACCGCTTTGGAGTGTCGGTCGGCACAGTCCGGATGCAGATCATGATACCGGCTCGACGGCGATGCCGCGCGGATTGGTCGGGCTAACCCATGGGTGCATCATCTGGGCGGATGCCTCGGATGAGGAGACGTGCCGCCCCACCGTTTGGACCGAAGATGGTCTGTATGTGGATGAATTGCTGCGGATTCCGCTGGGGAATCTGCCGAAATCGCTGTACGGTCAGGACAACGCCAACGAATACGCCTGCGGGCACATTGCCACCGATGCGAAAACCGGCGAGGTGATCTATTCGGCGGTGAATTCGGCGGGGGGTTCGCCGCTGTATCGGATTACCGGTTGGAACGGCTGGCAGCGGGAATCCGGCCGCATTCGCGTGACCAAACCCGCCGCCCGATTCGCCAAACGCAACGGAACCGGATTGACCGCGGAATACTTCAACACGCCTGATTGCACGGGAAAGCCCGCCCTCACGCGAGTCGATCCGCTGGTCTACTTCAATTGGGCCAATCGCTTCCCCGATCCGGCCATCAACCAGGAAACCTACAGTGTTCGCTGGTCGGGCAGTTACGAAGCCACCACCAACGAACCGACGCGATTCGAGATTCGCGGGAGTTTCCCCTGGCGGGATCGCGGCGAACCGCTCTGGTCGCGGCTCTGGCTGGGCGATTCACTCGTGTTTGATTCGCGCAATCCCGCCACTTCTGGCCGCGCCACCGGCACCGTGACGGTGATGCTCCACGCCGGACAGACCATCGGAATTCGCCTGGAATGTGGCTTCCGCAAGGGGCAAGCGGCGATTGCTCTGTCGCACGATACGCCGACGCTGGACCGTCGCGCGATTCTGCCGGAGCATCTGCACCCGGTCGCCCCGAGCGTGGCCACCCGCGTGCCGTTGGCCACCGTCACCCGCCCGGAGACACTCGCGCATTTTGACTGGGAATCGCCAGACGGAACGCTGCTGTGGAGCAAGACTGGCGGCGATCGGTTCGGACGCGCAACCGGCCAATCGCGGATCGTTCCGGGTCGCTTCGGTCACGCCCTGGAACTCACCGCACAGGGCGAATTTTCCCCGGCGGCGTTCTCCATCGACGAGGAATTGCAATTCCCGGATCGCAACACGACGGTGGCATTTTGGTTCCGCACTACGGCCGCCCGCACGGCACTTTCCGAGGTCAAACGCTTCAGCAGTTACAACAACCGCTGGAGCGATCATCGCCTGCAAATCGAGGGCGGAATCGTGCAATTCCAGCTGACAGACGCGGAAACGCTCGCATCGCCGATGAGAGTCAACGATGGCGATTGGCACCATCTGGCGGCGGTCATCGGTCCCAAGGGGCATTCGCTATTCGTGGATGGGAAGCAGGTTGCCCAGGGGAAATGCACCGTCCGCCAACGGGATAGCAACCGCTTGGGGATGGAATTCGGCCCGGGATCAAGCGAGGCGGTTGTCGCATTCGACGAAGTGCAGATTTTCAGCCGACCACTCGATGAATCGGAGATTCTGAAACTGGCGGCCCGAAAATAA